From Pseudomonas sp. StFLB209, a single genomic window includes:
- a CDS encoding GTPase/DUF3482 domain-containing protein — MTETTHVLKLAVVGHTNVGKTSLLRTLTRDVSFGEVSHRPSTTRHVEGARLSVDGKPLLELYDTPGLEDAIDLLDYLERLASGERLDGPARLARFLDGSEARQRFEQEAKVLRQLLSCDAGLYVIDAREPVLAKYRDELAVLASCGKPLLPVLNFVSSAQAREGDWREALSRLGLHALVRFDSVAPPEDGERRLYESLALLLETARPRLERLIDDIEAQRVARRHSAALLIAELLIDCAACRRSVQASADPEREAIEALHQAIRQREQQCVEALLKLYAFRPQDASAADLPLLDGRWGDDLFNPETLRLLGVRVGGGVAAGAAAGAGVDLLVGGITLGAAALAGAIAGGALLTARSYGNRLLGKLKGQRELTVDDAVLRLLALRQRQLLQALGSRGHAAMQSIELSAPQDTQWREGKLPAPLRKARAHPQWSALNPHAKLNQAERQDTREELAQLLLAV; from the coding sequence ATGACTGAAACCACTCATGTATTGAAACTGGCCGTGGTCGGCCACACCAATGTTGGCAAGACCTCGCTGTTACGCACCCTGACCCGCGATGTCAGCTTCGGTGAAGTCTCGCATCGGCCCAGCACCACTCGGCACGTGGAAGGTGCCCGGCTTTCGGTAGACGGCAAGCCGCTGCTGGAGCTGTACGACACGCCCGGCCTGGAAGATGCCATCGACCTGCTCGACTATCTGGAGCGGCTGGCCAGCGGCGAACGCCTGGATGGCCCGGCACGTCTGGCGCGGTTTCTCGATGGTAGCGAGGCCCGCCAGCGCTTCGAGCAGGAAGCCAAGGTGTTGCGCCAGTTATTGAGCTGCGATGCCGGCTTGTACGTGATTGATGCCCGCGAACCGGTACTGGCCAAGTACCGTGACGAGTTGGCGGTACTGGCCAGTTGCGGCAAACCCTTGTTGCCGGTGCTCAATTTCGTCAGCAGCGCGCAAGCCCGTGAAGGCGACTGGCGCGAAGCGTTATCGCGGCTGGGCCTGCATGCGCTGGTACGCTTCGACAGCGTTGCCCCTCCTGAAGACGGTGAGCGGCGCCTGTACGAGAGTCTGGCGTTATTGCTGGAAACCGCGCGACCGCGCCTTGAGCGGCTGATTGACGATATCGAGGCGCAGCGCGTTGCCCGCCGTCACAGTGCCGCATTACTGATTGCCGAGCTGTTGATTGACTGCGCTGCCTGCCGACGCAGCGTCCAGGCCAGTGCCGATCCGGAGCGAGAGGCCATCGAAGCCTTGCACCAGGCCATCCGGCAACGCGAACAGCAATGCGTCGAAGCCTTGCTCAAGCTCTATGCGTTCCGCCCTCAGGATGCTTCAGCCGCCGATCTGCCGTTGCTCGACGGCCGCTGGGGTGACGATCTGTTCAACCCGGAAACCCTGCGCCTGCTGGGCGTGCGAGTCGGCGGCGGCGTCGCGGCCGGTGCCGCCGCCGGGGCCGGTGTAGATTTGCTGGTCGGCGGCATCACGCTGGGTGCTGCGGCGCTGGCAGGCGCCATTGCCGGGGGCGCGCTGCTGACTGCTCGCAGTTACGGCAATCGCCTGCTCGGCAAACTCAAGGGCCAACGCGAGCTGACCGTGGACGATGCCGTGCTGCGCCTGCTGGCCTTGCGACAACGGCAACTGCTGCAAGCACTCGGCAGCCGGGGTCATGCAGCGATGCAAAGCATTGAACTCAGCGCCCCGCAAGACACGCAATGGCGCGAAGGCAAACTGCCCGCCCCGCTGCGCAAGGCGCGGGCACACCCGCAATGGTCAGCACTGAACCCCCACGCGAAGCTGAATCAGGCAGAGCGGCAGGATACCCGCGAAGAACTGGCGCAACTGCTGCTGGCGGTGTAG
- a CDS encoding YkgJ family cysteine cluster protein, with product MKPTLIAAAEIDRLETWAKYSSHMCGGCMSSCCTLPVEVKIKDLIRIGVVDAFEQGEPPKNIAKRLLKEGIIERFNQKSGIFTIQRMSNNDCLYLDRKSRLCTIYDKRPDTCRNHPKVGPRPGYCAYKPKPAEKQPRSTAPQPPTRFSLDF from the coding sequence ATGAAACCCACCCTGATTGCCGCCGCTGAAATCGACCGACTGGAGACCTGGGCCAAATATTCGAGCCACATGTGCGGAGGCTGCATGTCCAGTTGCTGCACGCTGCCGGTGGAAGTGAAGATCAAGGACCTGATCCGCATCGGTGTGGTGGATGCCTTCGAACAGGGCGAGCCGCCGAAGAACATTGCCAAGCGCCTGCTCAAGGAAGGCATCATCGAGCGCTTCAACCAGAAATCGGGGATTTTCACGATACAGCGCATGAGCAATAACGATTGCCTGTATCTGGATCGCAAGAGCCGGTTGTGCACGATCTACGACAAGCGTCCGGACACCTGCCGCAACCATCCGAAAGTCGGCCCGCGCCCCGGTTATTGCGCCTACAAGCCCAAGCCTGCCGAGAAACAGCCACGCAGCACGGCGCCTCAGCCGCCAACACGGTTTTCGCTGGACTTCTAA
- the typA gene encoding translational GTPase TypA — protein sequence MIENLRNIAIIAHVDHGKTTLVDKLLRQSGTLERNELNDERVMDSNDQEKERGITILAKNTAIRWNDYRINIVDTPGHADFGGEVERVMSMVDSVLLLVDAQDGPMPQTRFVTKKAFEAGLKPIVVINKVDRPGARPDWVLDQIFDLFDNLGATEDQLDFQVVYASALNGIAGLDHTAMGEDMTALYQAIVDHVPAPSVDVDGPFQMQISALDYNSFLGIIGVGRIARGRVKPNTPVVAIDTEGKKRNGRILKLMGHHGLHRVDVEEATAGDIVCISGFEELFISDTLCDMNNVEAMKPLTVDEPTVSMTFQVNDSPFCGKEGKFVTSRNIKERLDKELLYNVALRVEEGDSADKFKVSGRGELHLSVLIETMRREGFEMAVGRPEVIIREVDGVKQEPFENVTIDIPEESQGKVMEEMGLRKGDLTNMVPDGKGRVRLEYNVPARGLIGFRNQFLTLTNGAGILTSIFDRYDTMKPGQMSGRLNGVLVSVETGKALTYSLETLQARGKLFIEHGQDIYNGQIIGLNSRDNDLGVNPTKGKKLDNMRASGKDEVIALVPPVRHTLEQALEFIQDDELCEVTPKSIRLRKKILDEGERTRAAKKAKN from the coding sequence GTGATCGAAAATCTACGTAACATCGCCATCATCGCGCACGTTGACCACGGTAAAACCACCCTGGTAGACAAACTGCTGCGTCAGTCCGGCACTCTGGAGCGCAATGAGCTCAACGACGAGCGCGTGATGGACTCCAACGACCAGGAAAAAGAGCGCGGCATTACCATCCTGGCGAAGAACACCGCCATTCGCTGGAACGACTACCGCATCAACATCGTCGACACCCCGGGCCACGCCGACTTCGGTGGCGAAGTAGAGCGCGTGATGTCGATGGTTGACTCGGTACTGCTGCTGGTCGACGCCCAGGACGGCCCTATGCCGCAAACCCGCTTCGTGACCAAGAAGGCATTCGAAGCCGGTCTGAAGCCAATCGTGGTGATCAACAAGGTTGACCGTCCGGGCGCGCGTCCTGACTGGGTTCTGGACCAGATCTTCGACCTGTTCGACAACCTGGGCGCCACCGAAGACCAGCTGGACTTCCAGGTCGTCTACGCCTCGGCCCTGAACGGCATCGCCGGTCTGGACCACACTGCCATGGGCGAAGACATGACCGCGCTGTACCAGGCCATCGTCGACCACGTCCCGGCGCCAAGCGTTGACGTTGACGGTCCGTTCCAGATGCAAATCTCGGCGCTGGACTACAACAGCTTCCTGGGCATCATCGGTGTGGGCCGTATCGCCCGTGGCCGCGTCAAGCCAAACACCCCGGTTGTCGCTATCGACACCGAAGGCAAGAAGCGTAACGGTCGTATCCTCAAGCTGATGGGTCACCACGGTCTGCACCGTGTAGACGTCGAAGAAGCCACCGCGGGCGACATCGTCTGCATCAGCGGCTTCGAAGAGCTGTTCATCTCCGACACCCTGTGCGACATGAACAACGTCGAGGCCATGAAGCCGCTGACCGTTGACGAGCCAACCGTTTCGATGACCTTCCAGGTCAACGACTCGCCGTTCTGCGGTAAAGAAGGCAAGTTCGTCACCAGCCGTAACATCAAAGAGCGTCTGGACAAAGAGCTGCTGTACAACGTTGCCCTGCGCGTTGAAGAAGGCGACTCGGCTGACAAGTTCAAGGTTTCCGGCCGTGGTGAGCTGCACCTGTCGGTGCTGATCGAAACCATGCGTCGCGAAGGCTTCGAAATGGCCGTAGGCCGTCCGGAAGTCATCATCCGTGAAGTCGACGGCGTGAAGCAGGAACCGTTCGAAAACGTCACCATCGACATCCCTGAAGAATCCCAGGGCAAGGTGATGGAAGAGATGGGTCTGCGTAAGGGCGACCTGACCAACATGGTGCCGGATGGTAAAGGCCGTGTGCGTCTGGAATACAACGTCCCGGCGCGTGGTCTGATCGGTTTCCGTAACCAGTTCCTGACCCTGACCAACGGTGCAGGCATCCTGACCTCGATCTTCGATCGTTACGACACCATGAAGCCAGGCCAGATGTCCGGCCGCCTGAACGGCGTACTGGTTTCGGTCGAAACCGGCAAGGCACTGACCTACTCGCTGGAAACCCTGCAGGCTCGCGGCAAGCTGTTCATCGAGCACGGCCAGGACATCTACAACGGTCAGATCATCGGTCTGAACAGCCGTGACAACGACCTGGGCGTTAACCCGACCAAAGGCAAGAAGCTCGACAACATGCGTGCTTCGGGCAAGGACGAAGTCATCGCCCTGGTTCCGCCGGTTCGCCACACGCTGGAACAGGCTCTGGAATTCATCCAGGACGACGAGCTGTGCGAAGTGACGCCGAAGTCGATCCGTCTGCGCAAGAAGATCCTCGACGAAGGCGAGCGTACCCGCGCTGCCAAGAAAGCCAAGAACTGA